One genomic segment of candidate division TA06 bacterium includes these proteins:
- a CDS encoding site-specific DNA-methyltransferase, whose protein sequence is MGKMKIVSEFDQAADLVLFEGDCLHLLGDIPDGFVKLVVTSPPYNLGKPYETRLVLDDYLSQQRKVIEECVRVLHGRGSICWQVGNYVDNGEIIPLDVALYPIFSSLGLHLRNRIIWYFGHGLHASKRLSGRYEVVLWFTKGDEYTFNLDAIRIPQKYPKKKYFKGPKKGQLSGNPLGKNPGDIWEIPNVKANHVEKTIHPCQFPVELVERLILSMTNENDWVLDPFIGVGTTAIAALIHNRKALGAEIMPEYVKVAKERIHMAEKGTLRIRPMERSVYDPEIPGHNVPPKVIQLRPTSVQSKLFERPGRYSTKEEGK, encoded by the coding sequence ATGGGGAAGATGAAGATTGTTTCGGAGTTTGATCAGGCGGCAGACCTTGTCCTATTTGAGGGTGACTGTCTTCACTTGCTGGGGGATATTCCCGATGGGTTCGTCAAGCTAGTAGTCACCTCCCCGCCATACAATCTAGGCAAACCTTACGAGACTCGGCTGGTCTTGGATGACTATCTGTCCCAGCAACGGAAAGTCATAGAAGAGTGCGTGCGGGTATTGCATGGCAGAGGTAGCATTTGCTGGCAAGTTGGGAACTACGTTGACAACGGCGAAATCATCCCGCTTGATGTCGCGTTGTACCCGATCTTCAGCTCATTAGGCTTACATCTGCGCAATCGAATTATATGGTACTTCGGACACGGCCTGCATGCTTCCAAGAGACTCTCGGGCCGATACGAGGTTGTCTTGTGGTTCACAAAGGGGGATGAGTATACTTTCAATCTAGACGCAATCCGAATACCCCAGAAGTATCCCAAGAAAAAGTACTTCAAGGGCCCCAAAAAGGGTCAGCTTTCCGGCAATCCTCTGGGCAAGAACCCTGGTGATATTTGGGAAATTCCCAACGTAAAGGCCAATCACGTTGAGAAGACCATTCATCCGTGTCAATTTCCGGTCGAGCTCGTTGAACGTTTGATTCTTTCGATGACGAACGAGAATGATTGGGTATTAGACCCGTTCATTGGCGTGGGCACTACCGCAATCGCAGCGTTGATACACAATCGAAAGGCTCTTGGTGCTGAAATCATGCCTGAGTATGTAAAGGTTGCGAAAGAGCGCATTCATATGGCAGAAAAGGGGACCTTACGGATTCGGCCAATGGAAAGATCTGTCTATGACCCTGAAATTCCGGGCCACAATGTCCCACCAAAAGTCATACAGCTACGACCTACGTCAGTTCAGTCCAAGTTATTCGAACGGCCTGGGAGATACAGTACAAAGGAGGAGGGAAAATGA